The Dreissena polymorpha isolate Duluth1 chromosome 2, UMN_Dpol_1.0, whole genome shotgun sequence nucleotide sequence tctatctatctttcaataCTGCCTGATCACAAACGATCCAAATAGCCGTACGTCCTCTTATTAAATACATAGCAGCAACACGAAACATCTACAACACGTCGATCTACCACTATTTACCTGTTCTCAGGTTATCTCAAATTGAATTTAATTGTGAGCAAACCTCACATTTGTCAGAGCTAACAACACAGACGGCATGTTGAACAACTCATTAGGACAATCACAttaatgttaccatgttttgggGAAATAAAACAGACAATGTCATCATCAGCATTATACGGTGGCGTAGAGGTGACATTAACTCCCCTTAAAAaaatgcactcctctttttttatctcGATCCCACGACACACTAACTCGAGGGAACGATTTACTAAGTCGAgcgaacgagatagaaaaaagaggagtgcgaaactaaaaaaaacactataaaataTCTTCTCATTTGTTTAAGGCCCCCCtcctttatttatttagttttgcccCGCTCTGAGTCCTCTTTTTAATTATGTCATTCCCTCGACTGTATGTATGAGTGTATGTAACATCTATGCCACCGTACAATTATTAGCATAAGCAGCAAAACCACCATCTTCAGCACCACCACCATTAATACCTTCTTATTtgcttgtatttttattttatttactaatCTTTTTTGTAAATAGATATCCATAAGCAGTTATGATTACTGATTGTGTAGGACAGGAaagtaataaaacataattatatataagtTCCCAACATGATTACAAAACAAGCTTCGAAAAAACTGTATACACGTTGTAATAGAACTTAATGACAAGAAGCTTTTGGTTAGACTACTCACATATAGCGGCCTCTTTCTTATGAAGCAGAACCAAATTGTTACTGCTACATATGTCTAtgaaattgttttataattttgtaaagCGCGTGAACGTCATGTGCAGGAAACGGATATAGTAGTTTGCCATTCATCGAAATGTTTCCTCGCAAACAGATTTGTCCTCGTAAATCACAATAAACAGCTGTGATAGCTATATACACGTTCTAAAAGATTTGTCATTATGTACAATGCAGCAGTATTTAAATCGCACACATTTTGACTGTTTTTCTATAGTTAATAGCACCGCCATCTTTGAAGCATGTGTTTACTTATGACAATCTGTTCAAATCACCAAACCCCCAAAATATATTGGAGTTATTCCATTAGGAGTTATTTCATTAGGACATagaaatcattttaatgaaatatgtatTGCATTGGAATCATTTCAATAATTTCCTAATGAAATAGAAACCAAATACAAAATAGCATCTACTATTTGGTAAAATACCAATTAATTATGACATGTAGTAAAAAAATAGAACAGGATGTCTCGTTGCTGTCCTTTATTGGAAGATATCAGGTGACACTCTGAGAAGAAGATAAGAGGCAATATTAACAGTCTCAAGAGCCCGCTGTGATTATTCATAGACGGAAAAGACAGGTTAaacattgtttttcatttatttttaaaagagtCAATACAAACAGTTATCTAATACTATGAATAATGCACCAGATTTTGTTGTTAATATATATCTTATATTTGTATGCTCTGTATCAATACTTTACTTTTTATGTACTATTCAGGTGCAAATGAGGTTCATTTTCGCGTTCGTTGTATTTGCCGATCTCTGCATCAGTAGGGCGCTTGCCTCTCCAGCTTCGCGTGCTGTCCAGTTGCCCGGATGTCCTCCCATCGTCACGCGACATGACTGGGGTGCGCGCGCACCAACCAGTTCAATCGGCCGTCTTCCCAGCACCCCgaaatacatgttcattcacCACGGCGCATCTGGATTCTGCCACACGAAGGCAGAGTGCACACACGTGGTGAAGTCCTACCAGAACTATCACATGGACGGGCATGGTAAGTACACTTAATGTGTAGCTCTCACTTTTAGACTACTAGTAAGCTATATTGACCAATTATGTGTGCTATTGCTAAAAAGTGTGTTGTTAATAATCCCATGTTTATCAACAAAACCTGTTTTATTATTACATGTCAAACAATGCATTGTCGTTGCAGGTTGGTCTGACATCGGATACAGCTTTGTGGTGGGAGAGGACGGCAATGTGTACGAGGCCAGAGGCTGGGATGAAATTGGCGCTCATACACTTAATTACAACTCCGTTGGCCTGGGTTGGTTCCTTTTCATTCCACCAAATACCAAGAAACCACAACATAATGAACTAATTAAGCAGTTGAGGTAATACGATTTGCAATAATGAATTAATTCGTTTCGCAATCGTTTCAGCTATTTGCGTTATCGGCGACTTTACGCATCGCGTGCCGAACGACGCTGCCCTGAACGCCGTCAAGCAGTTGATCAAGTGCGCCCATGACAACCACAAAATCACCGCCACCTACACGCTCCGGGGCCACAGGGATGTGGGGCAGACGGCGTGCCCTGGGGACAAGCTGTACGAGCTAATAAAGACGTGGCCCCACTATTAACTCTCGTGCGTTATGATGTATGGCTTTCTGTCCgcacatgtataacatatatttggcaataaaacaataacatactgCAGTTGATTAAAACAATATCTCGGTAAAGAAATGCTCAACTTCAACTTCTGTAAAAAAACAGTGATTATTATATTATCAACACAAAGAGCAGTGACTCATTAAATCGTCATATTTTGTTGTAAACAGCTGCCAATGCTATTTAATTAGACGAACTTGCATAGCGACATACAGTGACGACAGACATTACGAACCAATAACATGACGAGTACGCCCTTTGGTATAATTCACTGTTTATATATACTAGTATTGAACATCATTAAAACACTTCAACCTCTACAATACCTACTTTGAAAAAGGTGTTTTCTGTCGAGTTACAAATACAAGGCATCACCGATGGCCTCGACCATATGCAGGTCTGACAATGACCAAGACCATATCAATCACTGATAATGACCAGCACCATGTCAAACACTGACAAATTCAACGACCATTTCAAACATTGATAATGAACACGACCATATCAAACAATGGCCAAGATCATATCAAATACAACCAATGAACATATCAAGCACTGACAATGACCACGTCCATATCAAGCGCTGACAATCGCAACGACCAACAATCAAACACTTCCATATCAAACACTGCCAATTAATGCTACCATATCAAGCACTAGCAATGTTCATGGTTATATCAAGCACTGAAAAGGAACATTACCATATCAGCCACTATTAATGAGCACGACCATATCAAGCTCTGACACTGACCTGACCGTATAAAACACTACAAATTGACACGACCACATCAATCACTTGCAATGAACACGACCATATTAAGCACTGGCAATTACCAAAAACAAATCAAGCACTGCCAACGAACACGACGATATGCAAACACAAAATCTCTGAATTTACTTACGTTTTCTAAAAAAGCAAACTTTTTCTGAGAGGAAACGGTTATGAATGCTCCTGTATCGATAACACATAAAACGGAACGATTTCAAAAGCtgtgtttatttataacatataaaaatatcaatatcTTGATATCAACTGATAACAACGTTTTAACAATAGGTTACTAGCATGTCATCAGAAACGTTAACATACACGTGGCACACATGTATAGGTTTTCAGACCACAAACTAAAAACGCAACGTTTCACTTAAATACACATTGTACACTTGTCGATGTAACATTTGTAGATTCAAGGTACTTTGGTATGGATACATCACAATTATTGGCAAATTTATGTATGACTTAGAATATATGTAAGTctcaaaacaattttttgtatataCCTTTTACGTTTAACcatgttaaattaatgtttgctGATTTATTTATGTAAGGATACAAATGGAACAATTATTGGAATTTATTAATTGCAGCAAATATTATtggcatttatttcaaaattgttagctgtgttaaaataaacttagagcaaataattgtatttattgtatttatttaaaaaattgtttatctCATATGCATACATATGTTTTGAAAATTCAAAAACATATTCGATATTTGCTCATCTCCACTATAGAAATGGTATGATCATTTATGTTAACTTAACACCTTTTTCACAACGgttgattttttgttgttatgttgtgttttttgtgtgtgttttttctctTCACAAAATACGGAAATATGGATGTCTTAACATGTTGACATATtagttgtaaatatatgtgtttagacgatgtactatgtgcaagtcttgaataaaaaagtatgtctgtctgtctgtctgtctgtctgttaacaTTTTCTATTTCAGTTATTTTGGCACACAGGTGGTTAaagtgtggctatgatatttattagtaaaaacatcattttgaatgataaataatcatattataactaaaaattaaatttattacacaactcgcatgacccagttgacaatgatcatgaagtccttaagactgaaatcttcacggagtaaagggcatcttccctacacaggtcatgtacctcgataccataattcaataaaacatatgaaaaatcattgttaccgttcttgtcgttacattatgcatcaagactaactgtccagcgcgtttgaaacctttgtttacatacacttcaactaactgacattttaaagacacgagtgatttcattagTCCAAttcggaggtgtgtctttacaactggagatttcattcataaagactgcatgatcattgtcaactgggtcatacgagttgtgtatcgtgttatttcttaaaagttgacccagcatttgtaaacatattgcaagacatatacatttccagaaaggaaattcatttctgcgttgaataagaccaagatcgtgaaaatcgctgcacaattgatgaagatatgcatgttgttcaaagcgatgcaccccgttttggggtgattaccttgttatatatatatttgatagtgaattattttttcaaaaaagttaatttttcgttataatatgattatttatcattcaaaatgatgttttcactattttttatcatagcaacacgctaaccacctgtgttttggCATAGTATTGAGTTAAATACAGCTAAGAGTTCTTGATCGGCCAATGTGCAACACATTCGTTTCTATACTTAACAACAATCGTGATAATGAACCGTGATTTCTGGATAACCATTGTGCTTTACTTTATACATTTTTGGGTTGACGTATCTTGTAAAGTCAACGGCATTTTGCTAATTTAGTAATTACtgcataattataattttatgaccAAATGTTCCGTCAATTACTATGTTATAGTAGAGTTGTGTCTTTTGAAATGCTTTTATAATATAGGTTGGTATAGTCAAATTTTATTCAATCAAATCTTGTTACAAAAGAAAATTTACCATATCTATATCCTAAATAACACCAACCGGCAAGCGGATATCTAATTATAGAATGGCTATTGGCGTAACTACAATTTGAACGTACTTTTTTGCAATTCTATGATATAGTGAACATATACGCTGGTGTTATTTAGAAGAAATGGAAAACCAAATTGCACAGTGTTTATAaatatgaatgtgaaaaacacgaTCCAGCGAGTTCTTATGTAATGGAAATGAACACTCAAACATTTAAATAACGTTATCGGCTGCAATACACCGTCCATAAATTATCAAATTACAGTCAGATCGGCTTTAATTCTATACTGGGTATTctgtcttttcgtaattaagaagttgtctcccattcgggaaggtatcacgagtatccccattgtgtcacaccggtcttactgaaaagcaatgcatgtcccgctaaaattttagatttttcgttaatattatgttttataagtgaatgtaacagctgtaatattaatctttaaaatataggcttcgtatttaaattttcgggATATTaaatatgaactgttgaaatattaacgaaaaatctaaaacttttgcggtacatgcattgcttttcaataacagcgcaactatactggttataatcattcttgaaacatttaaatgtatcactacgatatcctttgttcatttgaataaataaaataaagttcatatgtttacgtaccaataaaatataatatatagtaacaatcaaatataagatattttactatgcatattaaatacatattgtgtattctTCATTGAcatgaacattgcagaaaaagtgtcgatattgcttatattcgtccatatccgcacttttcggtcatatccgcggatatgagtcatatacgcattttagacggaccgctttttacccgggatactcgtgataccttcccgaatgggagacaacttctttaTTACGAAGACAGAATTCGTTTAAAAATAACCACATGCATTTGAAGGGTATTCACCATGACGACGTTTTAATTCCCAAAGATATGTGATGTTAAACAACATCTGAATTACAATAAAAGCAAAGCGCCatacaattaattaattttattaagcaTAATTAACTAGAGCCTTGATTTGAAAATGGTCAATTTGGCTGCGCCCCTTTTCTGTTCTTGAACTATCTCTATCCAAATATGGACGTAATACGCCATGctttcttattttcttttttcatttgatTGCATTGAATTTCATCAGTCCGATGATACCAGATAATAATATATTGCCGTTACATCCCCAATTACGGTAGCTTTAGACGGTATGCGCTTTTGGCCAGCCTCCTTTCCCGCCCAACAATTCGCTGTCGTAATGTACTCTTAGCGGCCGATCACTGGTCGCGTTCAGAGTCCTTAGCACGGACTCCTCGATCTGTTCAAACAGCTCGCGTGGAGTGTAACCGTCCCTCACTGACCTGGCTACGGTGATAAGCCCCGGTTTCCTCTTCATAACATTTCTCAACATATGCTTGAGGAAGATCGTGCGGCGCCTTACTTCCTTTTCGTCAGTGGCGTGGACTATGACTGCGCTCTGTTCCGGAGTATTGGCGCCCGAGCAGACCCGGAACTCACGGTAGTCCAGGTACGTCCTTGGAGACGTGTTGGCACAGAACCCTATGAAATGAAGAGCACCAAGCTGCTTGATTGTCATCGACGATAAAAACTCGACCAGTTTAGTTACACACTCTCCTGTTTCCTTAAAATAACTACAAGTAGATATCGATTTTGACATTAATAAAAGACTCATTTGATCTGTGTAAACTTCTTTGAGGTTTAGCTTCGATATACCCAAGCATCTCGTAGACTTTCTCAGTTCATCCGTTTGGCACTGCTTCTTATTCATCACATGTGCAACTAGCTCCGTGAGGATTTTGTCAGTAGCTTTTTCCTGCGCCGCATCGACCGGACAAAAGACAGGCGTGATTATGTCATTTAATTGCCACAACTTATCTAGCGTTACATTAGTTTTCAAGATGGGATCTACGACGTAGGTACACCCGTAAAAGTCCTCGTCAATATCGAGAAGAACGCTTTCTCGCCCGGTGGCCCAGTCGCTGTTGTTGAAGTACTTCATCGCGGTAAACTGATGCAACTCCTCAATAATCAAAAGCTTCCGCACGATGCACGCTTCTTTCGGCACAGAGTATCCTTTTTCTCTATCTTCCTCACCCGTCTCCAAGTTGACGAACGAAAAGCACTCGAGATCGGTGCCGTTCGTGTAGCACATGCAGAATACCTTATCCGGGGATTTGACGATACGGACCAGCCAGTTGTCGGTCTTGGTGTACGTCCAGCCGATACTTATGGTGAACATGTTGTAGTAGTCCTCGTGGTTCTCGATGTCCCAGTCAGGCCACACCCAGATCACGCGATTAAGGAAGCCAGCCATCGCCGCCGCCTAAGGTAGAAATATGCATTTTCGCACAGTTCCGTCATGTTGGTAAATTACGGTACACAATAATGATCGGCGTATTCAATTGTTCGACTCGGTAAAACGGTGATTGCATGCATGCATTAATGGCAAACACAATCATAATCCGTTCATCGATTAAGTGCTTACTTAATATTGCCTTGCATAATTGTACGTTAATATTGTATGTCCATATATTGATACCAATGTAATATGATTTTATAACAAACTGAATAGGTAATCAGGTAGAAAATATTGTGGATATTTAGGTAAACAATTTCAATCAAATTGGAAGTACAGTCCTTACATATTGTTGAACGACAAACAATTTTATCCTACAACCAAATGATATTATAGAATGAAAACTCTGGATGTCATGTCAACTCTGGCTTTTACATGTACAAATCGGACTACTTTTGGTTTCACTTTCGAATAAAGGTCGTATACGGTTAAAGACTTTTAGACGATTGAACTCGTTAAAATGTATCAACATCCTCATACATTTATTCTTTAAGTTCAATATATACGTGCATTGAATGAATGGATACATTTCAAATCAATGTACCGTATAAAAGCTGTAACTTATTAATCTAATACAATGTTCCTATTGATATTTTACACGGCCATTAATTACGGGCGCCAACTCTTTTGgtcatgcattaataaatgagccaatgcaacttccgaagtggcgctaaggaccggatgttttgaaatttcaaggAAGATTTTTCAGGAGTAGATTTTATATATAGTTCAACATATTtagaattattttaaaattcggaAAATGTATCGCGCTTCGAACAAGCTTAATTCGTgcacaaatgtacagaaacatacaatcacaacccatttggaaatgtggggacctttataagttgtgccATGGTGGAGGTTTGGAAAACATATCGATGTCTTTTCCTGTGTGACAAGACAAGAGTTATACGCCAATGACATCAAACAATTCCGTTCAACATATACTGGTTCCTGCATGCACCAACACATTGGCTTCTTGCATATCTAatagataattttataattttccaATTGAGATGGAGCGAATGCCAAAaaggtggcgctaaggacaggaggtggcgccaatgcacgatatattaatcatcacatgacttacatttgatagataatgtttcttttttataattatttttgttttttaacgtaTAAACGTAAACCCAAATCTATACAGAACATATACACATTCGATACAAAATTTTAATAAGTAAGCAACCAACTCGATTAAGATGTCATCAACtggaataaaacatatttaacgaTACAAATCCAAACTATGTAATACTCAATAATCCAATAACAAAATTCTCAGattataaaaatatttcttatacTGTTTATTAAGTaagataattcacgaaataatcaAAATATGATACTTCTGCTTGAACCGATGATATTTGTCCCCTAATCCAAAAGCTAAATTCACAAAAAGGCAAAGGTggacgaatcttaattaggcttaAATATGTCGTTTGTTCCACTAACATCTCCAAATATTACGGTAGCTCGGTCTGAGATcgttaactttttttattattctcTTGTTAGTGTCCAGttatatagtatatttaattacaaaaaaagtAGTTCAAAATCATTTTGCAACACACGTTTCGTCATAATTATATAGAACTGACATTTTCGATATTGCATTACTTATAtcgaattaagaaaaaaaagatcCAACATTCAACCTGGAATACCACACAAAAAGTGTATGGTCGGCAACGACAATTAAAACAGCTGAAAATGTATATTGACGCTACCTtctgtcattagcgccacctcatcggcattggctccatctcatGTAGTAGAATTAAAATAATCTATTATATCGATAAGACGCCGATATAGGTGTGAATGCAACAAATTGTACATGTTCCAAGCAATGGGTTGATAGCGATATCACTCTTCGGATATTTTATCGCCATACAGAcaaaatttattttcttttaaatcttcaacaaaccTCAACTTTAACCTTATGAAGGTCATCATGTTTCAAAATGAGTTGTActtatatgtttctgtacatttgtggatgaattaatTTTCGCTGAATCGCAATACATTGtccgatttaaaaaataattcgaATTATGTTTAAAAAGCATATAATACTTACTCCCCCTGTACAATTAtcagtgaaatttcaaaacatccggttcTTAGCGCAACATGGGAAGTAgtattggctcatttattaatgcatctcaaaaagaggtggcgcccgtgagaAACGGCCATGTTTTTACTGAATGCATATCAAATGGCAAAACTGCATGCGCTTGCATGCTTCAATATAACGTTAGGTGATTACATCATTCAATCAGTTCAAAGACGCTTATGTCTGGGCATTTTGAAACGCAGTTACATACAGATATGACGTATTTGCCTTTTTATGATTCATTTAATAACAAGATGTTAGTAAAAGAGTAGGAATATAAGACTCAAATACAATCAGTGAGATTGCATTGTATAGttcttttaaatattataattgtggTTCATCGCTTTTTTGACTTTTCAACGGAAATTGATGTAGAATGTAAAGAGTCATTTC carries:
- the LOC127866268 gene encoding peptidoglycan-recognition protein SC2-like, which gives rise to MRFIFAFVVFADLCISRALASPASRAVQLPGCPPIVTRHDWGARAPTSSIGRLPSTPKYMFIHHGASGFCHTKAECTHVVKSYQNYHMDGHGWSDIGYSFVVGEDGNVYEARGWDEIGAHTLNYNSVGLAICVIGDFTHRVPNDAALNAVKQLIKCAHDNHKITATYTLRGHRDVGQTACPGDKLYELIKTWPHY
- the LOC127869595 gene encoding UPF0489 protein C5orf22 homolog, which encodes MAQKGKSQFHNVHLDGWLDSRLREIQGEVGAEGRVAGTPPGGQTHVDVFVVEEHHEVLPYWFDAAESGVIPKTANTLVHIDGHSDAAPVLNVPGYPFFKWPTKDQLKYLMQTNDGFIQAAAMAGFLNRVIWVWPDWDIENHEDYYNMFTISIGWTYTKTDNWLVRIVKSPDKVFCMCYTNGTDLECFSFVNLETGEEDREKGYSVPKEACIVRKLLIIEELHQFTAMKYFNNSDWATGRESVLLDIDEDFYGCTYVVDPILKTNVTLDKLWQLNDIITPVFCPVDAAQEKATDKILTELVAHVMNKKQCQTDELRKSTRCLGISKLNLKEVYTDQMSLLLMSKSISTCSYFKETGECVTKLVEFLSSMTIKQLGALHFIGFCANTSPRTYLDYREFRVCSGANTPEQSAVIVHATDEKEVRRRTIFLKHMLRNVMKRKPGLITVARSVRDGYTPRELFEQIEESVLRTLNATSDRPLRVHYDSELLGGKGGWPKAHTV